ACCGGTGCGGTGCCAGCTCCACGGCGGCTCAGATCCAGCCGGCGTCGCGGGCTATGCGCACCGCGTCGACCCGGGTGCGGGCGCCAAGCTTCGCCGTGATCGACGTGAGGTTGTTGCGGATCGTGCCGATCGACAGGTGCAACATCGACGCGATCTCGCCGGCCGAGTGACCGTGCGCGGTCTTGGTGAGGATCTGCGCCTCGCGCGGGGACAGCGGGTTGAAACGGCGCTCGTTGAGCGCCGCCAGAGCGATCTGCGAGTCGACCACCCGGCGTCCCGCCGCGACCTCGCGGACGGCCGCCGCCAGGGTGGTCGGCGACGATCCCTTGAGGATGAACCCGGTTACCCCCGCCTCGATGCTGCGTTCCAGCATGCCGGGCTGTTCGATCCCGGTGAGAATGAGGGTGCGGCAGGTCGGCAACTGAAGGTGCAGTTGACGGGCGGCGCTCAACCCGTCCAGGCCGGGCAGATTCATGTCGATGATGGCCACCTGTGGACGGTGAGTGAGCGCCGCCGACAAAATCTTGTCGCCGCGCGCCAGTTCGACGACGACCTCGAAATCTGGCTGTAACTGAAGAAGGGCGACCAAGGCCCCTCGAATCATGTGGACGTCCTCGGCCAGCAAAATCTTCAACTGCGGCGACGACAACATGGCCTCCCGTTCTGTCATCGACCCGGGCGGGACAGCACGGCCCCGTCGTATGGTGGGTTTGTTCGTTCACGTAAGGGAGTCGCCCAGCCGAGCACCGGCTCGCCTGCTCCTGAATGGACAGCCGGTCCCTGGCCCTGCGAGCCGCACCCGACCTGCTGTCAGGCGCCGACACCGCATTCGCAGACCGCGGCGACCAGGACACCGACCGCAGGCACGGCCGCACCGAACAGTGCACCCTGCGGGGCGCCGCCGGTTGGCACCGGGCCGTCGAAAACTGCTCGCACCGGGCGCGAGCCGTAACTGTCCGCGAGCGCGTTCTCCAGCTCCGGACCGGCACCGCGACCCACGCGATGGCTACCTTCCGCGAGCGAACCAGCCATCAGCACGGTCTGGGTCGCGGGACGCGTGAACATCGCCCATAACCGCTGTGACCTCCATGATCCGCACCGTCTACAGCAATTAACAGAACCGGCCCGAACCGGGCAGATAGGAATAACGACGGGGCCGTGGGCGGGATAGGGGAAAAGCGGGCGGAACGAAGGTGACGCGAAGACGGGCCCGGCGTGCAGCCCGGCCCGCTCGCGCAGGTCTGAATATTCATTGTGGTCAGTAGATCACGGCCGGCGGACCCTGTCGGCAGCCCACCGTGTTGATTTGATGACAGAAATCTCGGTGGGGCGCCGGAGTT
The window above is part of the Micromonospora sp. LH3U1 genome. Proteins encoded here:
- a CDS encoding response regulator transcription factor; the protein is MTEREAMLSSPQLKILLAEDVHMIRGALVALLQLQPDFEVVVELARGDKILSAALTHRPQVAIIDMNLPGLDGLSAARQLHLQLPTCRTLILTGIEQPGMLERSIEAGVTGFILKGSSPTTLAAAVREVAAGRRVVDSQIALAALNERRFNPLSPREAQILTKTAHGHSAGEIASMLHLSIGTIRNNLTSITAKLGARTRVDAVRIARDAGWI